Proteins from a genomic interval of Phalacrocorax aristotelis chromosome 3, bGulAri2.1, whole genome shotgun sequence:
- the PAK5 gene encoding serine/threonine-protein kinase PAK 5, with product MFGKKKKRLEISGPSNFEHRVHTGFDHRQQKFTGLPQQWHSLLADTANRPKPMVDPSCITPIQLAPMKTIVRGNKPRKDTSINGLLEEFDNISVTRSNSLRKESPPTHHQGNANHVPRHQEENGYITYSQYSSESDTTTDYVVEKYQDKTVYGEELDRYYKGSYATKQNGHMMKVTSRDICYSEVMPLQSELSRFLPDYHVHLETKPKPLEYGGLKLEYQRIPSGSSLDYRDPFPYTPSRESVQSECPKERLEYSDGDWGHGLGKDDYDKRPKSSYVDPASPQPAMRQRSRSGSGLQEPAMPCGASAFKAHQQGHSYSSYTYPRLSETVAGIPKVDYDRAQLVISPPLSGSDTYPRGPVKLPQSQSKVSYSSSSYQYPLVYHKASHYHQPSLQPSSPYISTASYPSSPSIMSSAYPPPSWGSSSDQQPSRVSHEQFRAALQLVVSPGDPREYLDSFIKIGEGSTGIVCIATENHTGKQVAVKKMDLRKQQRRELLFNEVVIMRDYHHENVVDMYNSYLVADELWVVMEFLEGGALTDIVTHTRMNEEQIATVCLSVLRALSYLHNQGVIHRDIKSDSILLTSDGRIKLSDFGFCAQVSKEVPRRKSLVGTPYWMAPEVISRLPYGTEVDIWSLGIMVIEMIDGEPPYFNEPPLQAMRRIRDNLPPRLKDMHKVSSVLRGFLDSMLVREPSQRATAQELLRHPFLKLAGPPSCIVPLMRQHRHR from the exons ACTATTGTTAGAGGAAATAAGCCTCGAAAGGATACTTCAATCAACGGCCTGCTGGAAGAATTTGACAATATCTCGGTGACACGATCCAATTCTCTGCGGAAGGAAAGTCCTCCCACCCACCACCAAGGAAACGCAAACCATGTGCCGAGGCACCAGGAGGAAAATGGTTATATCACGTATTCCCAGTACTCTAGTGAGTCAGACACTACAACAGACTATGTTGTGGAAAAATATCAAGACAAGACTGTTTACGGGGAAGAGTTAGACAGGTACTACAAAGGGAGCTATGCCACCAAGCAGAATGGCCACATGATGAAGGTGACTTCCCGGGACATCTGTTATTCAGAAGTGATGCCCCTGCAGTCAGAGCTCTCCAGGTTCCTCCCAGATTACCATGTGCACCTGGAAACAAAGCCCAAACCACTGGAATATGGCGGCCTAAAGCTGGAGTATCAGCGGATCCCCAGTGGATCTTCCCTGGACTACAGAGATCCCTTTCCTTACACACCATCCCGAGAGTCGGTGCAGAGCGAGTGCCCTAAGGAGAGGCTGGAGTACAGCGATGGTGACTGGGGTCATGGCCTGGGCAAGGATGACTACGACAAGAGGCCGAAGTCATCCTACGTGGACCCAGCAAGCCCTCAGCCAGCGATGAGACAGAGGTCCAGGTCGGGCTCTGGACTGCAGGAGCCAGCCATGCCCTGTGGAGCAAGCGCTTTTAAAGCACACCAGCAAGGACACTCCTACAGCTCCTACACCTACCCCCGCTTGTCCGAAACTGTGGCAGGCATCCCCAAG GTGGATTATGATCGAGCGCAGCTGGTCATTAGCCCACCTCTCTCTGGATCGGACACCTACCCCAGGGGCCCAGTAAAGCTACCTCAAAGTCAGAGCAAAGTCAGCTATTCAAGCAGCAGCTACCAGTACCCTCTGGTCTATCACAAAGCATCCCACTATCACCAGCCATCtctccagcccagctctccctATATTTCCACAGCCTCCTACCCCAGCTCCCCAAGTATCATGTCAAGTGCTTATCCTCCACCCAGCTGGGGATCCTCCTCGGACCAGCAGCCCTCCAGGGTGTCCCACGAACaattcagagctgctctgcagcttgtGGTCAGTCCCGGCGACCCCCGGGAGTACTTGGACAGCTTCATCAAGATCGGGGAGGGCTCCACGGGGATTGTCTGCATTGCCACTGAGAATCACACAGGAAAGCAAGTTGCCGTGAAGAAGATGGATCTCAGGAAAcagcagaggagggagctgctCTTCAATGAG gtCGTAATCATGCGAGATTACCATCATGAAAACGTGGTTGATATGTACAACAGTTACCTTGTTGCGGATGAGCTGTGGGTTGTGATGGAGTTTCTGGAGGGTGGCGCTTTGACGGATATAGTGACTCACACGAG AATGAATGAGGAGCAGATAGCGACCGTCTGCCTGTCCGTCCTGAGAGCCCTGTCCTACCTGCACAACCAAGGCGTCATCCACCGCGACATCAAAAGCGACTCTATCCTTCTCACAAGCGATGGGAGG ataaaaTTGTCCGACTTCGGGTTCTGCGCGCAAGTGTCAAAGGAGGTGCCTAGGAGGAAGTCCCTAGTTGGGACGCCGTACTGGATGGCGCCAGAGGTGATATCCCGCCTGCCCTATGGCACCGAG GTGGATATCTGGTCCCTGGGCATCATGGTGATAGAGATGATAGATGGTGAACCGCCCTACTTCAATGAGCCGCCACTGCAGGCCATGCGCCGAATCCGGGATAACTTACCGCCCCGGCTGAAGGACATGCACAAG GTCTCCTCAGTCCTCCGGGGCTTCTTGGACTCGATGCTGGTGCGGGAGCCCTCACAGAGAGCCACAGCACAGGAACTGTTGAGACACCCATTTCTCAAACTGGCTGGGCCCCCTTCTTGCATCGTGCCCCTCATGAGGCAGCACAGGCATCGCTGA